ACTTCGTTTAGTTCGGTTTGTTCCGAACAAACTTTATTTTTGCATGGTAAATTTTAATGATGATGAATCAAGTAGAAAAGAGAAAATGTGAATTAGTTGAGAAGCTAGGAATTTTTTTAGAAAAAAAAGAACAGTTAGCTCCAGTGGCGGCAAGAATATTTTCACACATTATTTTAACAGGAAAACAAGGAACAACCTTTGAAGATTTGGTGTCTGGTCTTTGTGCTAGTAAAAGTACAATTTCAACACACCTTAATCATTTACAAGGATTAAAAAAGGTAAGCTATTTTACAAAAACAGGAGATAGGAAAAAATACTTTATCCTTAATAGTGACACTATGCTTCAAGGAATAAGTAATATGGTAGAAGAATGGGAAGGAGAAAAGGAACTGCACATAGAAGTTAAAGAATACAAAGAAGATATTAATAAAACGTTGAAAGAAGAAGATAGGTTTGATCTAGGCTTTCATGATAGTTTTATTGAGTTTTTAGACGGAGCTATTGAATCTATTACTAAACTGAAAGAAAAAATTATAAACCACAAACACTAATTATTATATATAAAATGAAATATCAATCTATATACGGTATTGCTATTCTTAGCATTGTTGCATTATTTTTTACAAGCTGTGGAAAACAACAACAACAAAACCAACAAC
The nucleotide sequence above comes from Tenacibaculum singaporense. Encoded proteins:
- a CDS encoding GbsR/MarR family transcriptional regulator, whose translation is MMNQVEKRKCELVEKLGIFLEKKEQLAPVAARIFSHIILTGKQGTTFEDLVSGLCASKSTISTHLNHLQGLKKVSYFTKTGDRKKYFILNSDTMLQGISNMVEEWEGEKELHIEVKEYKEDINKTLKEEDRFDLGFHDSFIEFLDGAIESITKLKEKIINHKH